Genomic DNA from Candidatus Dojkabacteria bacterium:
GGCATCTAACAGCAACCTCCCTTGCCCACTTTTCAAGAACTTTTCACGTTTTATCACACATCTCTTACAATATCCTCCCTCGTAGTATACCATTTTATATGGTCCATTCTCGCGAGTAAACTTACTACAACCAGCATTGTGCTCTTCCAACCTAACCGTTGGAACAGAAGTTCAACAGCATATTTTAATACATTTTAGGGACTTTTTAAAGGAAATCTCTTCTATCCGACTACCCAAATATCTGACTAACTAATAACGATACATCCTCAGGAGCTTCCCTTTTTGCAATGATGTTCGTAATTGTTACAAAGAATTGAAAACCCCAAATCTCTTTCTTTTTAGCTTTAATCTGTTCTGCGGTTACATTTTCCACGGTAAGAGAAGAATTCTCTTGAGCAATTAACTCCCGCAAAACTCTGTCATCCGGCGTTATAAAGAAATCTCCCTTATTATCAGGTATCCTCTCGGCAATTGTCTTAATTAACTTTACTGCACGTCCCCTATAACACTCATGAATAGCTTCTAGCGATTCGAAGCCGATTGCCTTGAAAAACTCCAGTATTGAAGCCTCATACCTACCCGTAAGTTGAGGCATCGCTCTTAATAATTTATAGCCCTCATTAACTCGGTCCTGTATCATAACGTTAACAAAACAATCAAAGTCTCCAAAAACTGCAATAGGTCTATTAAAATCAGAATCTAATGTGCCACTATCCTTCAAAGAACCTGGCAAGCAGCTTAGTGCAAGTTGAGGCTCCTGTTTCACTCTATAAAATCTATATCCTGAACTCATAAATATGGGCGCAGTTTTAGGGTCAAACTCTTCAATTCCTGAATCTACGCGAATCAATTCGTGAGTCATTATTGCGATAAAGTTTTCTAGAACAGAACCCTTTAGCTTAGAATCTTTTCGAATTCTTGAGCGAGTCCAAATAGAATTGCCTTTGTTTATTATCGTTTTAACCTGTCCTTGAGCAAGAATAGTCTTGGCCGGAATACCCGAAGCATCTATTTGTTGTTCTCCAAGTATTCTAGTATGCTCATTCAGAATTTGTTGCATACTAGACATATCAACAAACTGGATGTCCCCATAGTATAATGAAGACACACTTCCTCCATACACATAATTGTAGACTACGGTTAGGTTTCGTACTAACTCCGAGGCTTTATCCAATCCATATTCATCAAGACTATTTAAACCCTTGTGTGTATCAACTTCGTGTTGAAGGTTCTGGTAAGCACGCTCCGGCGTTAGCGCTTCATTTTGGCATCCGGTTAATAGTGCTGCTACTGTAACCATTGCACCTTGAAGGAACTCACGTCTTGATAGTTTATTCATAATTAACCCAACCAAACAATTAAAGTGAATATTATATCATGGTGCGAGTACATCAACAATATATTTGAAGCCAATTTGAAAGGATTAAACCTGAAGTTACCTATTTCGTGCCGTTTCTAATTGCATAACCCAACGGAACAACCCAAAACACAAGAATTAAGGCAAAAACAGGTTGAAGCCAACCGCCTTCGTTTCCTGTTAAATTTGAGAGAATCACCGTGACCAATTTGTACAAAAAATATATCAGCGAACCAAAAATCATAAGTGACCCCAACGTTTCGTTTTGTTTAAATCCCTTCTTTTTAAAATACCTAATTCCAACATAAACCCCTATGCCGCCAAGCAAAACCAACAACAAAACAAGCAAAATCAAAGGTATAAGCGAAACTACATCTATCCCGGAACCAAGTCCAAATAGTCCCCAGAAAATTCCAAATACAGTAGCGATAATAATAACAATAACAGAAAAGCCAATCATGGAAAGTCCGATAGTTTTGGATTTAAACTTATGTTCCAAAATATTCATTATATTTCCCTTTAACTTAGCCACTTATTCAATAGTACAGGACATACTTTCATTTGTAAAATTCGTAAGACCATATCATTTTCAATCCATTTTGTGGTATAATATCCATCGGAAAATTGTCCAAACTAGGTGATACGATAATTCCTTTAAAGAATAAATCCTCTGCGCGCTAATTTGTACTTATCCTTAAAATACTATGTTAGATAATGGAAAGAAATCAAAGTCACTACAATTCATCTGGCGGCAGCAGCTACCAAAATAGAAACCGAGACAGAAGCGGGGGCTACCGTGGATTCAGTAGGCAAAACAGATTTGGAAAAAACAGAGGGTTTAGAAATCAAAGATCAAACCGTGGAAGATTCATAGGTGAAAAAATCCCATACGAAAAGTATATTTCAAAAACAGTAGAAAACTACATTGCCCCGTCAATTTATGCTGAAGATAGGTTGTTTTCGGAATATGCTATATCGGAACTTATAAAAAGAAACATATCATCCAAAGGGTATAACCATCCTACACTTGTACAGTCACAGGCAATTCCACATATCCTACAAGGAAAAGATGTATTAGGCCGCGCAAGTACAGGTTCTGGAAAAACAGGAGCATTCTTAATTCCACTTATTGACAAAGTTCTAAAAGACAAATTACAAAAATGTTTAATAATTGTCCCAACAAGGGAGCTGGCATCTCAAATACGAACTGAACTTATAGAGCTGTCAAGAGGCTCCGGAATATTCTCTGTCTTAATAATCGGCGGCGTATCCATGGGAATGCAAATTAATGATCTTAGGCGAAATCCAAGTTTTATAATTGGAACACCCGGTAGGTTAAAAGACCTTTATGAAAGAAATAAAATTAACTTAGAAACCTTTAACAATATCGTACTCGACGAAGTCGACAGAATGTTAGACATGGGCTTTATTGGAGATATAACACTCTTAATATCAAAACTAAGAGAAAAGAAACAAACATTATTTTTCTCGGCAACTATGTCATTTGAAGCTGAAAAAATTGCAGATACCCTACTTTCTAATCCTGTTAAACTTAAGATCGAGGAAGAATCTCCTCTTAAAAGTGTTAATCAAAACGTTGTTATGGTTCAAAATTCCGAACAAAAACTTCCTACCCTTGTGTCACTTCTAACTAAAGAAGAATTTACAAAGGTTTTAATCTTTTCAAGAACAAAACACGGAGCCGATAACCTTACAAAGAAATTAAAAGCTCAAAATTTAAGGGTCGAGGCTATTCACGGAAATAAAACCCAGCAAAAGCGACTTAGAGTTATTTCTGATTTTAAGCTAAACCGTATTAATATTTTAGTTGCAACCGACGTCGCCGCCAGGGGCTTAGATATTCCAAATGTTTCACACGTAATTAACTACGACGAACCTCAAACATTTAAAGATTATATCCATAGAATCGGTAGAACCGGTCGAGCAGGCAAGCCCGGAAATGCACTTACCTTTGTGGGGTGTTAGAAAGTAAATCAAAAACTATATCTTTCGAAAATTCTCCGAACTCATTAACCTTAATTACCTTATCAGATATAAATCCTAAATGACCTAGCTCTTCCGTTTCTCCAATAACAATTGTAACAACTTTTAGACCTACCCCTTTTGCAAACCCAGCTTCAAGACACATTCCCCTCCCAACTCCGCCTTTGGAAACAATATTAACAAGCATGTCACACTCTTTAATTTTTGAAAACGCCTTAAGCATTACTTCTTCTTCCGAATCTTGTATTCTTCCCCAGTCTTCTTCGTCTCGAAGGTAAATATAAGTGCTATGACCCGTCTCTTCAAATATTTTTGAGATCTTTTCAAGAAGGCTTTTAACCTCCTTAACACTTTGACCCCCGAACTTATATGTAAGATAAATTTTCATATTAAACCTGTTTAATTAATTCTGCTTTTCCAGTTTTTCCAACTTTTTCGCAGATTTCTAACTCATGAGTAAGATTTAACCCAAGAATACTAAATGGCAAAGTCCCTTTTATCTCAACCAAATTTTCAGGATTCATGTGTCCAAAGTAATGTGAGCCAGGATAAGTTATCG
This window encodes:
- a CDS encoding DEAD/DEAH box helicase; this encodes MERNQSHYNSSGGSSYQNRNRDRSGGYRGFSRQNRFGKNRGFRNQRSNRGRFIGEKIPYEKYISKTVENYIAPSIYAEDRLFSEYAISELIKRNISSKGYNHPTLVQSQAIPHILQGKDVLGRASTGSGKTGAFLIPLIDKVLKDKLQKCLIIVPTRELASQIRTELIELSRGSGIFSVLIIGGVSMGMQINDLRRNPSFIIGTPGRLKDLYERNKINLETFNNIVLDEVDRMLDMGFIGDITLLISKLREKKQTLFFSATMSFEAEKIADTLLSNPVKLKIEEESPLKSVNQNVVMVQNSEQKLPTLVSLLTKEEFTKVLIFSRTKHGADNLTKKLKAQNLRVEAIHGNKTQQKRLRVISDFKLNRINILVATDVAARGLDIPNVSHVINYDEPQTFKDYIHRIGRTGRAGKPGNALTFVGC